Genomic window (Croceicoccus sp. Ery15):
GCCCGGGCCGGATCACCCATCAGGGGCAGGAAGGCCGTGTTCTGGAATGGCGCGAAGTCGGCCTTGTAAAGAAACAGGCCTGCCGCTCGTTCATCCGCTTTAAAATATTCGACCACGGTGGTATTCGAAATTCCATCGGTCGGCTGGATCGTCAGCGAAGCGCGGACGCTGTCATTCTTGATGTTATCGAACCCTGGGTAGCTGTCTGCATTCGGGTCGGTGACCCCCAGCGCCTGAACCTCTGGAAGGGCGAAGAAATCGGCGTCGAGTGAACGAATTCGTTCATCCTGCCGGCGAATCTGCCCCGCGACGCGCAGTGCGACGGAGCCGGGGATGATCGGGATATTGAGCGCGCCTTCCAGAGCGCGATAATCATACCGGCCATAGGTGCCACGGACATAGCCTTCGAAGTCGTACAGGTCCGGCTGCGCAGTGTTGACAAGGATCGCGCCGCCAAGCGTCGATTTCCCGAAAAGCGTTCCCTGTGGCCCTTTCAAAACCTGGATATTCGCGATGTCGTATGTCGGGATGCTCGAGCCGAGGCTGGGGATCGCGATATTGTTGAAATAGGTGACCACGCCGGGTGTCGTGAGTCCGACGGGAAGCTGCCCGATGCCGCGAAGGCTGACGTTGGTCGTGCTCTTGCCGCCTTCGGAATTGAAGTTCAGACCCGATGCGATCGATCTGACTTCGGCCAGTTCCTGCACGGTGCTGCGTTCCAGCGCCTGATCGTCGAACGCCGTCACAGCAACTGGCACGTCTTGCAGTCGTTCAGCGGTACGGCGCGCGGTTACAATGATTTCGCCTTGCCCTGCGGGTGCAGATTCGGCGAGTTGCACCTCGGCAATGTCCTGATTTTCAATGTCCTGCGCGTGCGCGGGAAGCGCGATTGCAAGGGCGGCGCTAGACGCCAACAGAGCAGGATGAAGTAATTTACTCATTGACCATCTCCCATGGAATTAAGATTTCTGTGTCTGTTGCGGTGGTAGATAGGTCGAATGTCTCGGCGTTGACCTATCTTAAGGTGGGGACCCTTTTTTATTGGTCATTGGGGGGGATTTGCGTGAACTCGCGGCTGATGCAGGCGCGCGCCACGGTCAACATGGCCTTACCGGCGCCGGGCATCTCACCGTCGCGTCCGAACAAGGAGGGCATGTACACGGTCAGCCCCGCATCGCGGACCCAGCGAGCAAAACGCGCCACATAGAGTGTGATCCCGGGAATTTCGGAGATCACGATCACGGCGGGACTGCTTCCGGCCACATACACGGTCTTGGTCTTCCCCAGGAGCGTCAATTGACGCTTGTAGAAATCGTCTAGCGGGTCACCGATCTCGGGAAGAAATTCTCGCATGTTTCCCTTCCCCCTTGCGGAACCTGCTAATCTGCCACAGGCAATTCCGTGCCCTGTTGTCCGATCCGGATGGACCGCGTAGCCAGCAGAAGGTGCAATCCCCCCCAAGCTACGAAGATCATCGCAAAACCGATGCCCCAAGCAACGCCTCTCGTCCCGCCTACCGCTTCACTTACGGCGCCAATCAGATATGTGCCGGCGCCCACCCCGATAAGGTTGGCCCCCAGTTGCACCAGCGATACAGCCAAACCGCGCAGGCGCGGTCCGGCCTGGTGTACGATCACGGAATAGACCGGCCCGTTATAGGATGCGCTGAAGAAGCCGCACATCAGCATGGCCGCGATGACCTGCGCCAGATTGCCGAAATACACCGTTCCAAGTCCCGTGAGCGCGGTGGCAAAGGGGATCATCGCCCCGAACAGAGCGGTCCGCACGGGATTGAAACCGCCTTTATGCCGGTTCAGCTGATCCACCGCCCATCCAGCTGCAAGGCCGCCCGCCGAACCGAGCACCCCATATGATATCGCGATGAGCAGTCCCGCATCGGCAATCGGAAAGCCATGCACACGAATGAGAAATGTCGTCAGCCATGTACTCATCCCATAGATGCCGGTGGCGATCAGGATGATTGCGAAGATGCAATGGGCAAGTCCCGGTCGCGCCAGCAATTCGCCAACGCGGGAACGCAGACCGGCCTCCGACGCAAGTTCGTTGCTGGCCGGATCTTCGCTGGCGTCCATGCCCCCACGCACCGGTTCGCGCACGCCGAACAGCAGGACCGGTGCCAGCAGGATCCCGGGAATACCAGCCGCGATGAATGCCCAGCGCCACCCGAAATTCTGTACGATCGCGCCGCCCGCGACGAAGGCTATCGCCAAACCAACACCCGAACTGAGATACCAGATGCCGATTGCGGTAGCGCGGCGGTTCTTGTCGAAATAATCGCTCAGGATGGAAATACCCGTGGGTGATCCGGCCGCTTCAGAAACCCCAACCACGGCCCTGCTGGCGAACATCGACCAAAATCCGACCGCAAGACCACATAACGCGGTCGAGGCGCTCCAGATGGTCAACGCGGCGGCCATGATATTGCGCCGATTGAAGCGATCGACCGCGACGCCGAACGGAATCGCGGCCATCGCAAAGAAAATGCCATATGCAAATCCCGCAAGAACGCCGAGCCGGCCATCGCTCAATCCGAACTCCCTACCCATCGGTTCAAGGATCAGGCCGATGATTGCCCGGTCGATGCCATGGGTCGTCTGAACCGCCGTCAAAATGGCAAGAACGCACCAGCTATATGCGGGGGAAGGGGCCGCCGACTGAGGTGGCTCTCCGGATTTCATCGAAGTTCGCCTGTCGTTCGCTTTCCTTGGGCACTCACTTCGCGGGATCCCTGTGGAAATATCTTACGCGCAGACTATCCCTGTCGGTATGATAGGTTTCGATGCTGGGCAGAACCGTTTGGCCCGTCTCGCCTGCAATGATGTTATGCACCAAGGCCGCGGCTTCGTTGCCGTTGACCAGCAAATGCACGAGTTCGGTTGTGCAGCTTGGGCCGTATGTTTCCCACATCTCTTGGACAGCCGCTGTGCCTTCAATGGGTTCGCTGCCGACATATTCGACCGTGAAGCCGCCAGGACCCAAAGCCTCGAATGCAGCTAACACGCCGCCAAGGTTCTTGGAATTCCACTCGCTATAGATCGCGCGTATATGCGGTTCCATCTCTCTATTCATTGGACACTCCACTCCAAACTACTCAAGCCGGCATCGCGCTCGCCGGTGCAAATCGCGGTCGTATTCTTAATTTTTATTCAGGATGGATGGCACCGAGCGGCGATGAACCTTTCTTAAGAAAGGCACATCACTGCGTTCGATTCCTGCGAGAACCTGGGCGGGCGTTGCAATAGCAACCGTACGCCTAGGCCAAGCGATGCTAATTTCCGAAGGAAACCCGCAGTTCGACACCATACGTGCGGGGCGCGCCATAGAACCCGCTATTGATCCCCAGCGCGTTCGATCCGACGTTTGAAGAGGCCAGATAGTCCTTGTCGAAGACATTTCGCATGAAGAACGCGGCATCGATCGAGCTACCGGCAATGCGTTCAACGTCCAGACGGGCGTTTACGAGGTCATAGGCAGGCAGGATCGCGTCAGAGGAGCTTACCTTGCTGGAGTGGTAGTAGTCTGCCCCCAACTTGAACGTGCCGAACGCGTCCGGAACCGGCAGGGTCCAGTCTAAACCGGCGGTCACCGTGGTCGTCGGCACAAGGTTGAAAGGCACTTCCGGGGTAGCGAGATAGGCGGCGAGAAATGGCTCGACGGTAAGCGAGCGCGACTTCAGGTCGAGGAATGTGGCTCCGATATCGAAGGAGAGGGACCGGCTGGGCGCGGCCCGAGCCGACAGGTCGATACCTGCCACACGTGTCTTGCCCGCATTAACTAGCAACGTGCCGCCACTGGGGTCGTTAGAGGCATCGCAATCGCCATCCGGCGAAGAGAAGGGGGGATTGGTTCCACCCGGCCCGGTACCGCATGCGGCATTGGTATTCAGGCCGGAAATCGGCACCTGTACGTTGTCGTACCAACCGATAAAGGGTGACGCGTTCAGTCGGACGCGCAGGTTTCCCGCTTCGAAATCGGAACGAACGCCCGCTTCGAGGTCAGTAACTTTTTCCGGCGCAAAGGACTGGTAAGGCGTCAGGAGCCCCGCAAGTGTTGGCGTGTTAATGCCGCCTGCGCGGTAACCGCGGCGGGTGACTACATATAAAAATAGATCCGGGTCGATCTGCCAATCCAGACCCAGCGTCCACGTCGGTGCCTTGGACGAGGTCTTGTTGATACTTGAATTGACGATATCGCTCGTTCCGGTACGGCATTCCGCCGGAGAGACTTCCGGCTGGTTCGTGGTGCCGCCGCCGACGCAAGCCTCGATGTCGTCCCAAGTGTACCGGAACCCCGCGTTGAGACGCAGCCCATCTGTCACACCATCCAGCGACAGGCCGAGATTGGCGAAGAGCGCCTTGCTCTCTTCTGTGTAGAAGCTGTAGTTGAATGGCGCGTCCGTAATGCCCGGAAGGATAAACACGGGAATATAGGATCCGCTCGGCCCGACCGGCTTGCTTTTCAGATAGAAACCGCCAACCAGCCAGTCCAACCGGTCGTCGATCAGCTTGCCCTTGAACTGCACCTCGTTGGAGAACTGTTCGACGTCAGACGTTTGTCGCCCCCCGACCACGGTAACGGGAAGTCCGGCCGGAATTGCGCCTGAGCCGTCCGAAATAAGAGTTGGCAGGCCATCGACACTGGAGAAATAGTCGACATCGGTACTGCGGTACCCGAAGATGTTCACGAAACTGACGTCAGGTCCAAATTCGACTTCCGTCCGGTTGGTCACGCCGATCCGCTTTACGCGTTCGAAGGCATCGACATCCGAATTGATAACCCGCGGCCCGCGAGCCTCTTGCAGAGCCAACTGCTCTTGTGCGGCCGCCAGTGTACCAGTGGCGGTCAGCGCGTTGGGTCCATCCAGTACGTTGTAGAGCACCGACGCGCCGCCGGTGGAACGGTTGCGGTAGTAATCGAAAATCGTAGTGTTGCTGAATCCGTCAAAAGGTTCGAGCAGGAGGGACGCGCGGAATGCGCGCGAGTTTAAATCGTCGGCATCGTCGCCGATGCCGATGTTCTTCGTCCACCCGTCACGCTTCTGGTACTGCCCCGCCACGCGCAACGCGGCGATGTCGGCGACCACCGGAATGTTCAGAGCGCCTTCCAGGATGCGCGAATCGTAGTTACCGTAAGTCGCGGTCACGTAGCCGCCGATGTCGTAATTCGGAGCTGTCGGGTAATAGAGGATCGCGCCGCCGGTAGTGTTACGGCCGAACAAGGTGCCCTGAGGGCCCTTCAGCACCTGCACCGACGAGAGGTCGTAAGTCGGGATGCTGGACCCAAGCGTTGGCGCGGGCACCTCGGCGAAATAGCTGATTACCCCCGGCGCGCTGTTCCCCGCGAGCGCCTTTGATTGACCGCGGATCGAAAAGTTGGTGTTTTCGCGCCCTCCCGAACCGGCAAGAAATATGCCAGGGGTTTTAACCAGCAGATCCTGTGTGTCGCGGATCGTGGCGCTGCGCAGGGTATCGGCATTAAATGCCGTGACTGACACGGGTACCGACTGGATGTCCTCTTCGGTACGGCGAGCGGTAACGACGATCTCGTCCCCGTATCCTAATTCTTTGGCAGAGCTGTCGTCGTCCCTTGCCTGATCGTCCACCGTCGCGTCTTGCGCGAAAGCCCCTTGGGCGGCGATAGTGGTCGAAAGCAGAACGGAAACGACAGTGCGAGTGGATAGGGTCCTGATGCGCATCGATACCTCCCTTTGGCGGTCGCTATCGCCGCCTTGGGTTTGATGTGCACGGGGCGGCTACCATTCTGACCTATCGGGGGGAGGGGTTGTCCCCGGCACGATCAATCGGCGCCATCATCGTCGAAATTGTAGACAGTTACGTCGGGAAGGGCGCGGATCGCCTGGTACGTCAGGCGCTCTGGAGCTACAGCACCTGTAGCTTCTATTGGAATGTTCTTGCGGGCAGCGTCTCGCGCAGCTTGGGCGTATCGGCGATCCGAAAAAGGAGAGCCAGCACATCGACACCGTGGGGCTTCAATTCGGCCCAGGCATGGGGTTATTCCTGTTTATTGGGCGATGGAATTGCTGTGCGATCGGGAGGCTTGGTCCACATGCAGCACCACCTTGCCGTGAGAACTGTCACTCAGCAGCGCCCAGGCTTCGGCAATGCGTTCGAGTGGGAATGACCGAATTGACACCGAAAGCTTTCCTTCTCGATGCCATGCAATCAAACGGTCGAAAGCGGCGCGGCGCTCGGCGACCGGTCTCTGCCCGGTGCCAATTCCGTGAACCGACTTGCCGACCAGTTCGGCCAGCGAGACGTTGAGGTGCATGCCGGCTCCGACGCCGATGCTCATCATGCGCCCTCCCGCCGCCATCGCGCGCACCGCCGCTTGGGCAGGAGCGCCGAATACGCAGTCGAGAACAATTTCAAATGGACCGGCAACGCTCAGTGCGGCGTCGTCATTCCCGGTTCCTATTTGGACGACCGCGTCGGCGATACCGCGGTCGATCAGGATGGACAGCGCATCGGCGCTACGTCCCGCGCCCACAACTCGCCCTGCACCCAGTTGCCTCGCCACTTGCAATGCGATCTGGCCAAGCGGGCCGGTTGCGCCCAGCACCAGTACGGTTTCCCCGGGCTTCACCTTGGCCTCTTGGAGGGGGATCAGCGCGCCGGTTCCCGAAATGGCTAGCGAAATAGCCTGCTCTGCTTGGACATCTTCGGGCAACGGCCAGATTTCCTCGTCAGCTACTGCAGTCCACTCGCAGGCCGAGCCATAGCCCGCGATCGAGTGCCCGAAATAAACGCGTCGACCGTACTCAAGAAAACCGACGCCTTCGCCTCCGATAACATAGGGGGGACTGGGCGGATTATAGTCGCCCTTCGACCGCATGATGTCGGTCGGCTGTAACCCGGCCGCAAGAACGCGCACAATCGAGGTGCCCGGCTGCGCGGGGGGAGCCGGAAACTCTCTGATTACCGGATCGCCGCCCAATTCACTGATGATCGCTGCCAGCATCAGCGGGTCTGCGGCAGTCGAACGTTCAGCGCAGCTTCGCCGATGGAAGTCGGCCCGAACACTTGAAGCCGCCGTCCCTCGATCCGGGCTATCAGTTGGATCAGCGCCATGTCTTGATCAGGTCCGGCTTCCAGAACGCGATGTTCCAGCGCAGCCTCTGCGCTGGGCCAGTCGGCGAAGTCTTC
Coding sequences:
- a CDS encoding nuclear transport factor 2 family protein, yielding MNREMEPHIRAIYSEWNSKNLGGVLAAFEALGPGGFTVEYVGSEPIEGTAAVQEMWETYGPSCTTELVHLLVNGNEAAALVHNIIAGETGQTVLPSIETYHTDRDSLRVRYFHRDPAK
- a CDS encoding zinc-binding dehydrogenase, translating into MLAAIISELGGDPVIREFPAPPAQPGTSIVRVLAAGLQPTDIMRSKGDYNPPSPPYVIGGEGVGFLEYGRRVYFGHSIAGYGSACEWTAVADEEIWPLPEDVQAEQAISLAISGTGALIPLQEAKVKPGETVLVLGATGPLGQIALQVARQLGAGRVVGAGRSADALSILIDRGIADAVVQIGTGNDDAALSVAGPFEIVLDCVFGAPAQAAVRAMAAGGRMMSIGVGAGMHLNVSLAELVGKSVHGIGTGQRPVAERRAAFDRLIAWHREGKLSVSIRSFPLERIAEAWALLSDSSHGKVVLHVDQASRSHSNSIAQ
- a CDS encoding dienelactone hydrolase family protein, encoding MREFLPEIGDPLDDFYKRQLTLLGKTKTVYVAGSSPAVIVISEIPGITLYVARFARWVRDAGLTVYMPSLFGRDGEMPGAGKAMLTVARACISREFTQIPPNDQ
- a CDS encoding MFS transporter, whose amino-acid sequence is MTAVQTTHGIDRAIIGLILEPMGREFGLSDGRLGVLAGFAYGIFFAMAAIPFGVAVDRFNRRNIMAAALTIWSASTALCGLAVGFWSMFASRAVVGVSEAAGSPTGISILSDYFDKNRRATAIGIWYLSSGVGLAIAFVAGGAIVQNFGWRWAFIAAGIPGILLAPVLLFGVREPVRGGMDASEDPASNELASEAGLRSRVGELLARPGLAHCIFAIILIATGIYGMSTWLTTFLIRVHGFPIADAGLLIAISYGVLGSAGGLAAGWAVDQLNRHKGGFNPVRTALFGAMIPFATALTGLGTVYFGNLAQVIAAMLMCGFFSASYNGPVYSVIVHQAGPRLRGLAVSLVQLGANLIGVGAGTYLIGAVSEAVGGTRGVAWGIGFAMIFVAWGGLHLLLATRSIRIGQQGTELPVAD
- a CDS encoding TonB-dependent receptor codes for the protein MRIRTLSTRTVVSVLLSTTIAAQGAFAQDATVDDQARDDDSSAKELGYGDEIVVTARRTEEDIQSVPVSVTAFNADTLRSATIRDTQDLLVKTPGIFLAGSGGRENTNFSIRGQSKALAGNSAPGVISYFAEVPAPTLGSSIPTYDLSSVQVLKGPQGTLFGRNTTGGAILYYPTAPNYDIGGYVTATYGNYDSRILEGALNIPVVADIAALRVAGQYQKRDGWTKNIGIGDDADDLNSRAFRASLLLEPFDGFSNTTIFDYYRNRSTGGASVLYNVLDGPNALTATGTLAAAQEQLALQEARGPRVINSDVDAFERVKRIGVTNRTEVEFGPDVSFVNIFGYRSTDVDYFSSVDGLPTLISDGSGAIPAGLPVTVVGGRQTSDVEQFSNEVQFKGKLIDDRLDWLVGGFYLKSKPVGPSGSYIPVFILPGITDAPFNYSFYTEESKALFANLGLSLDGVTDGLRLNAGFRYTWDDIEACVGGGTTNQPEVSPAECRTGTSDIVNSSINKTSSKAPTWTLGLDWQIDPDLFLYVVTRRGYRAGGINTPTLAGLLTPYQSFAPEKVTDLEAGVRSDFEAGNLRVRLNASPFIGWYDNVQVPISGLNTNAACGTGPGGTNPPFSSPDGDCDASNDPSGGTLLVNAGKTRVAGIDLSARAAPSRSLSFDIGATFLDLKSRSLTVEPFLAAYLATPEVPFNLVPTTTVTAGLDWTLPVPDAFGTFKLGADYYHSSKVSSSDAILPAYDLVNARLDVERIAGSSIDAAFFMRNVFDKDYLASSNVGSNALGINSGFYGAPRTYGVELRVSFGN